A part of Candidatus Delongbacteria bacterium genomic DNA contains:
- a CDS encoding PorV/PorQ family protein, whose product MRYSFPVVTGVMLPLLLAGPALAGITRVGTTAAPFLTIGLGSRALGMGGAYTGVAMDASCLYWNPGAAAVLEKSEALLVQTQYLADTDLNFFGLVTPAGERSSVGLSMTYLDYGELEVTTVEEPEGTGEFFRSSDLALGLTYSTRFTDRFSIGFTGKFVQQKIWHESASSVAFDVGTRFRTDFHNLVLGMGIYNVGMDMEMGGTDLLLGHDLDPNQGGDNPAVPVNLDLYAWPLPITFRMGASMYLIENPEHSLLVAADASHPVDNSESISVGGEYGYKNRFFLRGGWHNLFLTDLEGGLTLGGGLELPVFSAGTLCVDGAWEEFGRLGEVVKYSLRFKW is encoded by the coding sequence ATGAGATACTCCTTTCCTGTCGTGACGGGTGTCATGCTCCCACTGCTGCTGGCGGGACCCGCGCTTGCAGGGATCACGCGCGTGGGCACCACGGCGGCACCCTTTCTGACCATCGGCCTCGGCAGTCGCGCTCTGGGCATGGGCGGAGCCTACACGGGCGTCGCGATGGATGCCAGTTGTCTCTACTGGAACCCCGGTGCGGCCGCGGTACTGGAAAAGTCCGAAGCGCTGCTGGTGCAGACCCAGTATCTGGCCGATACGGATCTGAACTTCTTCGGTCTGGTGACCCCTGCGGGGGAACGCAGCAGCGTGGGTCTCTCGATGACCTATCTGGACTATGGCGAACTGGAAGTGACCACCGTGGAAGAGCCGGAGGGAACGGGCGAATTCTTTCGTTCCTCGGATCTGGCTCTGGGACTGACCTACAGCACGCGCTTCACGGATCGGTTCAGCATTGGCTTCACGGGAAAGTTCGTCCAGCAGAAGATCTGGCACGAAAGCGCCAGCAGTGTCGCGTTTGATGTGGGAACCCGGTTCCGCACCGATTTCCACAACCTGGTGCTGGGCATGGGCATCTACAACGTGGGCATGGACATGGAGATGGGTGGCACCGACCTGCTGCTCGGCCATGACCTGGATCCCAATCAGGGCGGCGACAATCCTGCCGTTCCCGTCAATCTTGATCTTTATGCCTGGCCTTTGCCGATAACCTTCCGGATGGGCGCCTCGATGTATCTGATCGAGAACCCGGAGCATTCCTTGCTGGTGGCCGCCGATGCCTCGCATCCGGTGGACAATTCGGAATCAATCAGCGTGGGAGGCGAGTATGGCTACAAGAACCGCTTCTTCCTGCGTGGGGGCTGGCACAATCTCTTCCTGACCGACCTTGAAGGCGGGCTGACCCTGGGAGGCGGGCTGGAACTGCCTGTTTTCTCGGCGGGTACACTGTGCGTCGACGGCGCCTGGGAAGAGTTCGGACGGCTGGGTGAGGTCGTCAAGTACAGTTTGCGATTCAAATGGTAA
- a CDS encoding T9SS type A sorting domain-containing protein — MNKWIGVSLLACAASAWATQTITFQVNMSVQEALGNFVPGSDNVVVRGSFNGWGGTDPTLSPIGDGVYSGTYDLDDALIGETVTYKFVNAATSGDVWESIEDRSFVVGDTGAQTVDGGYFDNLDTVPALLDAEITFLVNMEIMIDNGSFVPASDLIVIRGNNDGIGNWGGAVALNEVGGNPGHYFLQVQFDQVSAETPVEYKFVILTDGDENLARWESVANRTAQPTEAWPDEDQNGYHEYVTEEAFFDNVTWDDILSQNVDVTFNVDLNMVDTWFTEHPGETNQGITGWDAINYVAICGPWNNWPWDLVPPQYQFANAGGTLFSGTVTFTSGSARSITYKYGINGSDNESGFQADWVTVIDDTNPTFTINNEFGSLGDLWGTTAVNPASQPRTFELGEAYPNPFNPSTVIEFSLVRPAVVELTVFNMMGQAVATLASGMHQAGNHTTSFDAAGLSSGVYFYTLKANGMSETRKVLLVK, encoded by the coding sequence ATGAACAAGTGGATCGGTGTTTCCCTGCTGGCTTGTGCGGCCAGCGCCTGGGCGACCCAGACCATCACCTTTCAGGTGAACATGTCTGTGCAGGAGGCTCTGGGCAATTTTGTCCCCGGCTCGGACAACGTGGTCGTGCGCGGCAGTTTCAATGGGTGGGGTGGAACCGACCCCACGCTCAGCCCGATCGGCGACGGTGTGTACTCCGGGACCTACGATCTGGATGACGCCCTGATCGGCGAGACCGTGACGTACAAGTTCGTCAACGCCGCCACGAGCGGTGATGTCTGGGAATCCATCGAAGATCGCAGCTTCGTGGTTGGTGATACGGGTGCCCAGACCGTGGACGGCGGGTACTTCGACAATCTCGACACGGTGCCTGCGCTTCTGGATGCCGAAATCACCTTTTTGGTGAACATGGAAATCATGATCGACAACGGCTCCTTCGTTCCGGCCAGCGATCTGATCGTGATCCGTGGCAACAACGATGGCATCGGCAACTGGGGTGGAGCCGTGGCCCTGAACGAAGTGGGTGGAAACCCCGGTCACTACTTCCTGCAGGTCCAGTTCGACCAGGTCAGTGCCGAAACTCCCGTGGAGTACAAGTTCGTGATCCTGACCGATGGCGACGAGAACCTGGCGCGCTGGGAGTCCGTGGCCAACCGCACGGCCCAGCCCACCGAAGCCTGGCCCGACGAGGATCAGAACGGGTATCACGAATACGTGACCGAAGAAGCCTTCTTCGACAATGTGACCTGGGACGACATCCTCTCGCAGAATGTGGACGTCACCTTCAATGTGGACCTGAACATGGTGGACACCTGGTTCACCGAACACCCGGGTGAGACGAACCAGGGCATCACCGGTTGGGATGCCATCAACTACGTGGCGATCTGCGGCCCCTGGAACAACTGGCCCTGGGATCTGGTGCCCCCACAGTATCAGTTCGCCAATGCCGGCGGCACGCTGTTCAGCGGCACGGTGACCTTCACCTCGGGCTCGGCGCGTTCCATCACCTACAAGTACGGCATCAACGGCAGCGACAACGAGTCCGGCTTCCAGGCCGACTGGGTCACCGTCATTGACGACACCAACCCCACCTTCACCATCAACAACGAGTTCGGCTCGCTGGGTGACCTTTGGGGCACCACCGCGGTGAATCCCGCCAGCCAGCCCCGCACCTTCGAGCTGGGTGAGGCCTATCCCAACCCCTTCAACCCCAGCACGGTCATCGAGTTCTCGCTGGTCCGCCCCGCGGTGGTCGAGCTGACCGTGTTCAACATGATGGGCCAGGCTGTGGCCACGCTGGCTTCCGGCATGCACCAGGCCGGCAATCACACCACCAGTTTCGATGCGGCCGGTCTGTCCAGCGGTGTGTACTTCTACACCCTGAAGGCCAACGGCATGAGCGAAACCCGCAAGGTTCTGCTGGTCAAGTAG
- a CDS encoding transglutaminase domain-containing protein, with the protein MLCLPAVRAETPDRLEVSIANRIELSVSRDRQGELFWHETRRQDLRIHTRAVIRDLAEARRFYIFDDENAPFDKVRGNRNGRSLGVPVLKMTGPRPDAFMGSWTWYVLDWEQALKNFRPGDFFRTDTERSCRDFSQFPSYLVDGADSLEAFELRLTVPEDLNASFEWNSSWRDVRTSIEKGSDGEQIFRVTPMRTPEPLALHDDNDLVARLVIHLSLADSSLVPEGPVGFTRWYGNLTTLEPRLDQPFPPDLSTELESAETDRARLLMMTRWVARNIRYVSDTREMRGLVSASPDETLTSRFGDCKAKSTLLCAMSDRYSIPLHMALVNTDDRHMQGCRAGDFNHMIVAWHNGDDWEFGDPTDRGLDFGVPNPDLHAHPVLVLQPDNPTIVYIDAEAELPQLELSLVARRDSLARSEARLILRGSLASRGREYARDRKDLDLSNWLATLVGGYCPSVALRDIRIEDDRSPDLICVARADMGSMLVKGRRGDYLPRFPLTGFSLKAKDRIGDGEALHLSYPLHLKLQLALAAPGLTPAADSLDLGDPRGASYTARVICAEDTARMECYLRLRAGTQEGQDRVWVEDLIRAMNDERNNYFRLSSLDSDSQE; encoded by the coding sequence TTGCTCTGTCTGCCAGCAGTCCGGGCCGAGACTCCGGATCGGCTGGAAGTCTCCATTGCCAACCGGATCGAGCTGTCCGTGTCTCGCGACAGACAAGGTGAGCTCTTCTGGCACGAGACCCGCAGACAGGACCTGCGCATCCACACCCGTGCCGTGATTCGCGATCTGGCCGAGGCGCGGCGTTTCTACATCTTCGATGACGAGAACGCCCCCTTCGACAAGGTCCGCGGCAATCGCAACGGCCGCTCGCTGGGGGTGCCCGTGCTGAAGATGACCGGGCCGCGCCCGGATGCCTTCATGGGGTCCTGGACCTGGTACGTGCTGGACTGGGAACAGGCGCTGAAGAACTTTCGCCCGGGAGATTTCTTCCGAACGGATACCGAGCGCAGCTGCCGGGATTTCTCCCAGTTTCCCAGCTATCTGGTGGATGGTGCCGATTCGCTGGAGGCCTTCGAGCTGAGACTGACCGTGCCGGAGGACCTGAATGCATCCTTCGAGTGGAACTCGTCCTGGCGGGATGTCCGGACGTCGATCGAGAAGGGGTCCGACGGGGAGCAGATCTTTCGCGTGACACCCATGCGCACGCCCGAACCACTGGCCCTGCACGACGACAATGATCTGGTGGCACGGCTCGTGATTCACCTGAGCCTGGCTGACAGCAGCCTGGTGCCTGAAGGCCCGGTCGGCTTCACGCGCTGGTACGGCAATCTGACAACGCTTGAACCCAGACTGGACCAGCCATTTCCCCCGGATCTGAGCACGGAGCTGGAGTCAGCGGAAACGGACCGCGCCCGGTTGCTCATGATGACTCGCTGGGTCGCGCGCAACATCCGCTATGTATCCGATACGCGCGAGATGCGTGGCCTGGTGTCGGCCAGCCCGGATGAAACGCTGACAAGTCGCTTCGGCGACTGCAAGGCCAAGAGCACGCTGCTGTGTGCCATGTCCGACCGCTACTCGATCCCTCTCCACATGGCCCTGGTGAACACGGACGACCGGCACATGCAAGGCTGTCGGGCAGGCGACTTCAATCACATGATCGTGGCCTGGCACAATGGCGACGACTGGGAGTTCGGCGACCCCACGGACCGGGGGCTGGATTTTGGAGTGCCCAATCCGGATCTGCACGCTCATCCAGTGCTTGTACTTCAGCCCGACAATCCGACAATCGTATACATCGATGCCGAAGCGGAGCTGCCCCAGCTGGAATTGAGTCTGGTCGCCCGACGGGATTCACTGGCCCGGTCCGAAGCCCGCCTGATCCTGCGCGGAAGTCTGGCTTCACGCGGCAGGGAGTATGCCCGGGACCGCAAGGACCTGGACCTGAGCAACTGGCTGGCGACCCTCGTGGGCGGTTACTGTCCCAGCGTGGCTTTGCGTGACATCCGGATCGAGGATGACAGGTCTCCGGACCTGATCTGTGTGGCACGAGCCGACATGGGCAGCATGCTGGTCAAGGGACGCCGGGGAGACTATCTGCCCAGATTTCCGTTGACGGGATTCAGCCTGAAAGCCAAGGACAGAATCGGAGATGGCGAAGCTCTGCATCTGTCGTACCCCCTGCACCTGAAACTGCAGCTTGCACTGGCCGCACCAGGTCTGACGCCAGCCGCGGACAGTCTGGACCTGGGCGATCCGCGGGGAGCCAGCTACACGGCCCGGGTGATCTGCGCCGAGGACACCGCGCGCATGGAATGCTATCTGCGCCTTCGCGCGGGCACCCAGGAAGGCCAGGATCGTGTGTGGGTCGAAGACCTGATCCGGGCCATGAACGACGAACGCAACAATTACTTCCGCCTGAGCTCGCTGGATTCCGACAGCCAGGAATGA
- a CDS encoding dienelactone hydrolase family protein encodes MIKPIALMVFCALPLLSARAMVGSGVDMPTSTLVRSETVTYVCDGDTLEGTLAWNPTLDTKLPVVLVVHEWWGNNAYSQRRAEMLAEAGYMALAVDMYGKGRRAEEPGGAMALASDAYSDPARLQARFEAARRLTFSRPEADTTRVAAIGYCFGGGVLLGLARAGVELDALASFHGSLGTKTPASKGSIKPALLVLNGEADPFVPAEEVAAFRAEMDAADARLTYVGYPGATHAFTNPASTETGKRFEMPVEYNEAADSDSWTKLLDFLATELK; translated from the coding sequence ATGATCAAGCCAATCGCGCTGATGGTGTTCTGCGCCCTGCCTCTGCTGTCCGCCAGAGCCATGGTCGGCAGCGGAGTCGACATGCCCACCTCGACCCTGGTTCGAAGCGAAACCGTGACCTACGTCTGCGACGGCGACACTCTTGAAGGCACTCTGGCCTGGAACCCAACGCTGGACACGAAGCTGCCCGTGGTGCTGGTGGTTCACGAATGGTGGGGCAACAACGCCTACAGCCAGCGCCGGGCCGAAATGCTGGCCGAGGCGGGCTACATGGCTCTGGCCGTGGACATGTACGGCAAGGGCCGACGGGCCGAAGAGCCGGGTGGCGCCATGGCCCTGGCCAGCGATGCCTACTCCGATCCGGCGCGCCTGCAAGCCCGATTCGAAGCGGCGCGCAGGCTCACCTTCTCGCGCCCTGAGGCGGATACCACCCGGGTTGCGGCCATTGGATACTGCTTCGGCGGAGGAGTCCTGCTGGGGCTGGCCCGCGCGGGCGTGGAGCTGGATGCCCTGGCCAGTTTCCATGGCTCACTGGGCACGAAGACCCCCGCGAGCAAGGGCAGCATCAAGCCCGCCTTGCTGGTGCTGAATGGCGAGGCCGATCCCTTCGTACCTGCCGAGGAAGTGGCGGCATTCCGGGCGGAAATGGACGCGGCGGATGCCCGCTTGACCTATGTGGGCTACCCCGGCGCGACTCACGCATTCACCAATCCTGCGTCCACGGAAACGGGCAAGCGCTTCGAGATGCCCGTTGAATACAACGAAGCCGCCGACTCGGACAGCTGGACGAAACTGCTGGACTTCCTGGCGACCGAGCTGAAGTAA
- a CDS encoding succinate dehydrogenase/fumarate reductase iron-sulfur subunit — MKLTLKIWRQAGPSVRGSLETYELDGVSTHMSFLEMLDVLNDKLELEGREPVAFDHDCREGICGMCSLMINGEAHGPEEGTTVCQLHMRHFKDGDTIVIEPWRARAFPIVRDLIVDRAAFDRIIEAGGFVSVNTGGAPDGNAIPVPKENADAAMDAAACIGCGACVASCKNASAMLFVSAKISHLAHLPQGQAERDRRALSMVSTMDKLGFGNCTNTYDCEAACPKEIKISNIALLNRDFLKASLCSRKGV, encoded by the coding sequence GTGAAACTGACACTGAAGATCTGGCGCCAGGCGGGACCTTCGGTCCGGGGCAGTCTGGAGACCTACGAACTGGACGGCGTCAGTACGCACATGTCCTTCCTTGAGATGCTGGATGTGCTGAACGACAAGCTGGAACTGGAAGGCCGCGAGCCGGTGGCCTTTGACCACGACTGCCGCGAAGGCATCTGCGGCATGTGCTCGCTGATGATCAATGGCGAGGCCCATGGCCCCGAAGAGGGCACGACCGTGTGCCAACTGCACATGCGCCATTTCAAGGACGGTGACACGATCGTGATCGAACCCTGGCGCGCCCGGGCCTTTCCGATCGTGCGCGACCTCATTGTGGATCGTGCCGCATTCGACCGCATCATCGAGGCCGGTGGTTTCGTGAGCGTGAACACGGGCGGTGCTCCCGACGGCAACGCGATTCCGGTGCCCAAGGAGAATGCCGACGCGGCCATGGACGCGGCGGCCTGCATCGGCTGCGGCGCCTGCGTGGCCAGCTGCAAGAACGCCAGCGCGATGCTTTTCGTGAGCGCCAAGATCAGCCATCTGGCCCACCTGCCCCAGGGTCAGGCGGAACGCGACCGCCGCGCGCTGTCGATGGTGTCCACCATGGACAAGCTGGGCTTTGGCAACTGCACCAACACCTACGACTGCGAAGCGGCCTGCCCCAAGGAGATCAAGATCTCCAACATCGCGCTGCTCAATCGCGATTTCCTGAAAGCCAGCCTCTGCAGCCGCAAGGGCGTGTGA